Genomic window (Candidatus Nitrosocosmicus franklandus):
GAGCATGCTCCCATAGCTCTTTCAAAAACCGGTATTAAAGCAATACTGGCTCCATCATTTGCAAGAATTTTCTATCGAAATTCTATTGACGGGGGGTATTTGCTTCCAATAGAAATAGAAGAAAATATTCTGGAAAAAATTGGAGATAAAGAAATAATAGAAATTGATCTCGAACAGAATCTTATCACGAATATTTCCAAAAATGAGACTTATCCTATAAGACCCTTTAGTAAGATAATTGCCGGGATAATTGAGGCAGGAGGATTGTTCAATTATAAGATTTCATAACCTTACCATATCTATCTATTATTCTGATCGAACCAATGGGTAAGAGAGTTGCAATTGCAAAGAAGTCAGTGTATGTATGTATGTATGTCCATACAAGTATCGTTCTTACCTGAGTTATTTGCATCCGGGTGTTCATTCCTTAGCAGCAGCAGCAGCATGGATAATTTCCTCCAAAGTCAAGTATTTCAAATCAAGACTTTGCTGAGAATGATAGAACATCATTTGATTCTTTGTATTTTCATCAATTGTGTTATTGCTTTTTGAATAATATACTACAAGTATAACAACATCGCCACCCTCGTTTGGTTTTTCTACATACGCAAATTGAATAGTGCCGTAGTAGGGGATGAGGCGTACTGCCAAAGAACATGCAAAACTATAATGCTTTCCTGTAAATTTTTCCACGATCAACTCCGGCGCATGGATTTCAATTACGTCTAATTCATCTTGTTGATTACTACTACTACTACTGCTGTTGCTGATCTTGAAATTATTCTGTATCGTATTGCCAACAACCTTGTTGGTGTACAAGACTTTTTTAATTTTACAGTCCTTAAAATTTGATTCTGCTACATTCTTGAAATTTTGCATGCAGAACTTGCTTAGATATATTGAGATATGACTCTTTACGTCTTGAAATTGTAAACTACATAATATAGTAGCAAATTTCAACCATCACCTGCGTAC
Coding sequences:
- the leuD gene encoding 3-isopropylmalate dehydratase small subunit (catalyzes the isomerization between 2-isopropylmalate and 3-isopropylmalate in leucine biosynthesis), which produces MKLKGTVHKYNKANIDTDVIIPGPYLKIHDHDELAKHAMEGLDPDFTKKVSAGDFLLVGHNFGCGSSREHAPIALSKTGIKAILAPSFARIFYRNSIDGGYLLPIEIEENILEKIGDKEIIEIDLEQNLITNISKNETYPIRPFSKIIAGIIEAGGLFNYKIS